The nucleotide window GAGCAGCGTTCGATTATGAAATCAGCAAAGACACAGAGGGAACGCCACGTGAAGCAAAAAGGCAGAGAAGCCGAAGGGGGGAAAAATGCCGAGCGAGCGTGAGTGAGCCAAAGAGGTTGACTCAGCCGCCCTACTGGCTGTGCATGATGCTCTGTCACGCGAACACCCGATGGCACGACGCTAGCGTCGACCACGAGCGCTTGCCAGTGAGCAGTGTGGGCAGTAGCACAAAGAGATCGCATGATATGTACTTTCGTCTGCGGGGCGATGTCACAGCCCTAAGGTCAGAGAactgcagcgcgcagcggccCTGCTTCAAAACAGAAAAGCATTATGCActggtttttttttgctgtcCATCTCCTCTGGCACGGCGCGCAGTATGTTGTCAGCAACTTCAGGCTCTCCGCCTTCCGTGTAGTGGGCTGCCTAAAACACCCCACAAAGAAGTCAGATTTCAGAAAATCTACAGAGCCGATCGCATACCAGTGATTATTCTTCATTCTGTTCGTTGATAGTGAGCCGGAGCTTTCCAATAAAACGGGAGCTTGTggtacgcacacgcacgcacacacaggcaaaAACAAAGAGATAGGAGCCGGAAAGTGGCGTTGCATCAACATTTTTTGTTGCTTTTTCGGTTTGTTACTTGTCCTTGCGGGCCTGGATGTTGATCTTCTGCTGCGATCCGGAAGAAATGCCGGCTATGGAGCTGTGATCCTGCTTCTTGAACTTAGGCAACCAATTCAGCTGGAACCATTCGATCGTATCGTTCCAGCCATCCCCAAAAGGAATGATGGGTTGAAACTCGAGATCGTGCTTGGCCGCGTCGACCCGAAACCAGCGATTCATCGTGAGAACAAAGACGTTGAAGACGTTGAGCTTGAACGTTGTCCCCATCACCCACCCTGCCAGTTCCGCGAAAAGCGCTGCAATATAGAGGAACCAGAACGGGTAGTGAACTTTGTTCATGATGGATCCAAACCCCATCCTCACGATAGCCTTATCGAGCTCCTTCCAGAAAATGCAGTACGCCGCCGGCTCAGGATGCGTGTCAGCATCGGTCACAATGTAGAACCGCCCAAGGTACGGCGAATTCTTGTACAACTGCTTCTCCGCAATGATGAGGCCATGACAGTAGTTGTCCACGTGGGTGAAGCAGATGCGGTTGTCGCCTTTGCCGAAGACGCGCAGCTTACCTGTACCCGCAGCCTCCAGCATGTTGGGCAAAAACAGGTTGTCGCGTGGGCCATACACCTGATGCGGAGCGACCGCAATAGACCAGAAGTCGTCGTCGATGGACTCCCGCATCGCCATTTCGCCCTCCGCCTTTGTCTGTGCATACATTTGCATGTAACGCTCAAGCGGCAGTTTCGGCATTTCATCCTCGGTAAGCCCGTCGACGTTCGGGCGGTGGAAGAGACTACCGTTGAACCGAGTCGAAGGCGATGAGCTGAAAATCATCTTCTTCACACCGTGCTCCTTGCAGGCGCGGATCACGTTCACCGTGCCCCCATAATTGACACGCCTGTACAAGTCGTGTGGGTGAAAAGGccccacagcagctgcaaggTGCCAAACGCAGTCACTCCCCTCTATGGCTGCCGAAACATCAGAGTAGGACGTAATATCCCCAACAACGTATTCGATCGCCGGGTGGTCCCAGACACCAATAGCCTTTTCTTTTGGAACTATATCAAAGCACACTACCTTCTCGGCGCCTCGTTCGACTAGCATCTCCACCAAACGAGTTCCCACGAACCCCGTTCCCCCAGTTACCACGCATTTCTTTGGAACCGGGGGGTAGCTCTGgctcgccgccctcttctGCTCAGGTGAAAGCAGCGGATTCAGTTCTTTCGGCGGCATTGAAGATTCTGAAAAGGCCTTGACTTGATTGCCTGGATTTAACAGGCCTTTTGATGCACAACAACACTATTGTTCTGGTGCAAGCGATAGAAAGACTATTTAAaaagagcagcaccgccgatAAAAATCAAGCAGCCGAtgggaaaaagaaagaaacaaaGCTATGACAGTTCTTTCACCAAAACACTCCTTTCCGACTCTGGAAGCTTGCCGATTTGGTTGTGCAtgaaagaaggaaaagaaatgAAATTAAGTGCACATGCGTGCAATGCAAAGCAAATAAGAAATACAGTGCTAGAAGTAGCTACAAAAGCGAGACAGCTCTCATGCCGCTGTTGTTCGCGCTACAAGGCAGGAAAAAACACTGACAAGCCCTGTGGGATACAAAGCGCTTCTTGCAAAATTCGCTTCGTACCACTTCACCGCCCTGCGTTCAGCAGTAAAATGGCGAAAATAGTGAAAATAGCCGTTATCATTTGTTGCTTTTGTTCGTTTGTCTGTTTTGTATTACTATTTTTGTGTTTCACATGAAAAACAACATAAATCCAAGAACAATACTTGCACAGTCAACAAGAGTGGACAAAATCATGCCGCATCTTCCCTCCACTTGCAGCATAGCCTTTCTAGTGTCACCAGCGCATCAGTGTCAGTTTTTTCAAGCATGTTGGTCACAGCAGACTTGACAGGAATAAAGCAAGGCCCATCCGAGCTTGATATACCTCGCGTCCTTTTCCTGTTGAACAGCATATCACGGCGCCTGGAAGCGGAAATTCCGCTTGCTATACTTTTGGTGGTTGGCACAAAAAGACAATCTCGGCACAAATATGCCAGCTGGTCAAAATCACGACAAGAGGAGCTCGTGCCCATAAATCCGATCTCATTTGGGATACTCTCCATCAGCTGTTCCCTTACGCAGTCTGCACGACGAAGCGTCAACGACTTTTTGCCTTTCGTTGCTGGTTTCGCACTGTACTCCGTTGCAAAGCTTGCACCGATCTCATAGTGCTCTTCCTTGATACCACTACCCATTAGAAAGGGCATGACACGCGGGTCGATGAGCGGTACTGTGTCCACAGAGGCTGAAACAGATCGCGGATTCACAGACAGGCACAATGAGCAAATGTCCAGAAGAGGAGACAGGAGCTCACTGTAGCTAACCTTACGTCCATCAAGTTCAACCAGGCGCGTCGACCAGCGCGAGCTGCAGAGGAATAAAAAGAGGTTTCTAGCTTCCGGAAGGCTCAGGTACTCGGCAGCAACAAGAAGGCACCAAAGTGTGAGGAGAAAAATTCTCCCAGATGACCAATCACATGTGGGACTGTCCCAAAGAATGTGCACTTCTCCTCTTGTGTGTTTCGGGAGCTCTCCGGGGTGAGAGATAAGCGTGCATCTTGGGAGCACAGTATTGATAAACGTGCGCACCGCAGAGGCGACTGAAGCGGACTCCTTCACATCTGTATAATTTCCAACTGTCGCTATTCTCAAGATGCGTTGGGCGGCCTTCACGTATTCGAGGTTTTGTTCAGCGCTGGAATTATCGGGAACGAACATTTGAATTGGAACGTGCGTGCTCAGTGGCACTGCAGTCTGGCTGTTGCTCCCATAACAGCTGGGCTGCTGGAACACGCATCGGCGGTCCTTTGACTTGGGGTACATTGagctcagcagctgcacggcgATAGCTTTCTCTGGTGCTGCAGAGAGCACGCATGCGCTTGTGTGTTGATTCAAAAGCTCCCATATTGGCATGCAAGACACTGTTGCGAGGGCCGATCCATCTGCACTGTTCATTGGAACCTCGCACCACACATGCTGCAGAAATCGTTGATATGTCGCACTAAGCCTATTGTGGACCTCGTTGCTGAAGAGACTATCAGAGGACGCTAACACATCCTCGATGTCATCGACACAAGCTTTCACTTGGCTCTGAAGCTGAGACATCTTTGCCTCTTCTTCACAGAATGCGGTAGCTACTGAAGGGAAAAAAGTGGGAGGCGAGCAAAAGTAAAGGAAGTGGAATGTTGGCAAAAAAGTTTGATGAAAGGCAGtgcggaaaaaaaacgccCACGTTCGCCGAGATTAAATGCGTATCGCTCCCGTGGCGAGTTAGGCAGGACGCTTCGTTTCTAAACTCAGAACTTTGTTCCTAGTTTGGCTGGCACTCCACTGTGGTACCACGGTCTTTTGAGAAACGGGCAGGAAACGATCTCCTAGAAACCACTCGATAGTCGTGGTCGCAGCTGCTATGGAAAAATAAAAATCTGGTTTTTGACAAAGATATTCAAAAACTCACGAGACAGCATGAATAGTGGGCAGAAGTGAACCGTAAGAACAGAATGCGGCTCTTTGCCGACGCGTCCTTTAATGCTAGGCCTCTTGGTTGCTGACCTGCTCCAGTTTCGAACCATTTGCCGCAGTTTCCTTGCAGCGTCGAAACTATAAAGTTTCGCAGTTTGTGTTACTCATATTCACGGACCCTGTGTGTCTCTTGCTTGAAGCTCTGCGCTGATGCTGCGGCAAAAAGCTTTATTCGCGTATGTGGGGCTGCCATGGTTGCGCATGTTCCGCCAAACCACAATGATCACTTCCACCAACTCTTTTCATACTTCTGCCCCCCCTTTCCGCACAGCGCCATTGGCAACCCCAAAGCCCCAACATGGCCCAGCCCCAATGCCGTCACCAGCACAGTAAAAAAGCGCAACCAGCATgaccacagagagagatgcagctCACGGCACTTTTCTTTCGAAGCACTTAGATGTGTAGCACATTCGACACCCTTCCACCAACCAAGCCGAAAACGAAATAAGAGTATTGCCCAAAAGCAAAAGCGCCCCACCTTCCTAGACATAAAGCTGGGAGCAAAACTGCCAGAACGCGCGTGAACGAGCGCGTGCCTGGAATTAGCCTTCACAGAAATTCAGCTATTCCCCCTGACCCGCCCAAGCCACCACCATTTTGCAAGCCAATACCCACAAACACAATCGCAAAGCCCCGCGAAGACCCAGCGGCCCACCCAGCCCTTACGGAAAGCATGGGCTCATTAAATCGAAAGAGTATCCAGAGGGAACACCCGAGCGCCCCGCCCCCGGCGCCCGCGGCCGCAGGAAAAAAACCCAACCCCACGCAGCGTTCTTGTTTCcggagaaaaaagaaggccgCGCACAAACGCACTGCGAGCACACCGCGGTTGAACCTCAAATCAAAAAAAGAGGTCATCCCCCATGTACAATTCAAGAAACCACGGCGGCACATGCCGCACAAGCGCACCCCCGCAC belongs to Leishmania infantum JPCM5 genome chromosome 6 and includes:
- a CDS encoding NAD(p)-dependent steroid dehydrogenase-like protein produces the protein MPPKELNPLLSPEQKRAASQSYPPVPKKCVVTGGTGFVGTRLVEMLVERGAEKVVCFDIVPKEKAIGVWDHPAIEYVVGDITSYSDVSAAIEGSDCVWHLAAAVGPFHPHDLYRRVNYGGTVNVIRACKEHGVKKMIFSSSPSTRFNGSLFHRPNVDGLTEDEMPKLPLERYMQMYAQTKAEGEMAMRESIDDDFWSIAVAPHQVYGPRDNLFLPNMLEAAGTGKLRVFGKGDNRICFTHVDNYCHGLIIAEKQLYKNSPYLGRFYIVTDADTHPEPAAYCIFWKELDKAIVRMGFGSIMNKVHYPFWFLYIAALFAELAGWVMGTTFKLNVFNVFVLTMNRWFRVDAAKHDLEFQPIIPFGDGWNDTIEWFQLNWLPKFKKQDHSSIAGISSGSQQKINIQARKDK